A single region of the Pseudomonas mandelii genome encodes:
- the recB gene encoding exodeoxyribonuclease V subunit beta, translating into MTTKTPLALAFPLSGSQLIEASAGTGKTFTISALYLRLVLGHGGESSGFGRELLPPQILVVTFTDAATKELRERIRTRLAEAARYFRDETQAPDSLIAELRDQYLPEQWSGCANRLDIAAQWMDEAAVSTIHSWCQRMLREHAFDSGSLFTQTLETDHSDLLGEVLRDYWRLFCYPMQGDALNWVRGNWGGPAALLPRVRSLFASERDSTEGKEPAELIAECLQERRLALLELKMPWRQWADELLAICHQGVASKSVDGRKMQARYFEPWFEKLKAWAEDESLEQLDIGTGFTRLTPDGMAEAWKGAAPSHPGLDAMPGLKASLDGLPTPDAAVLQHAAQWVGARFEEEKRRRAEMGFDDMLLRLDAALQSEGGERLATLIREQFPVALIDEFQDTDPVQYRIFESIYRIEDNNPEGGLFLIGDPKQAIYAFRGADIYTYLRARQATAGRLHTLGTNFRSSHGMVNAVNHVFERAESRELGRGAFLFREKNGENPVPFLPVESQGRKEVLHIDGQLVPALNIWHLSADQPLSGVEYRQKLAAACASEITALLNGGQEGRAGFIEKDMDFRGLLPADIAILVRDGKEAQAVRGELSARGVRSVYLSDKDSVFAAQEAHDLLTWLKACAEPDVERPLRAALASITLNLSLAELERLNQDELAWEARVMQFRGYRELWRKQGVLPMLRRLLHDFQLPRSLIARSDGERVLTNLLHLSELLQQAAAELDGEQALIRHLSEHLALSGQAGEEQILRLESDEQLVKVVTIHKSKGLEYPLVFLPFICSAKPVDGSRLPLHYHDSNGKAQVTLKPTAELIALADDERLAEDLRLLYVALTRAQHACWLGVTDLKRGNNNSSVLHLSALGYLLGGGAPLAESAGLKRWLEDLQQDCPALLYGDMPPATAEHYHPPRNDATLLAPLIPKRKASENWWIASYSALRIGDSLSVGSDEAPENPQAQKLFDDERLDPQAPREVAVGGADIHRFPRGPNPGTFLHGLLEWAGDEGFSAAPQVVEDAIARRCNRRGWEGWITTLSDWLQHLLKSSLHLGGGQPPVVFEQLTQYRVEMEFWFASHKVDVLKLDELVRQYTHNGIARVAAEPVSLNGMFKGFIDLTFEHDGRYYVADYKSNWLGPDDAAYTEQAMEQSILDNRYDLQYVLYLLALHRQLKARLADYDYDRHVGGALYLFLRGTRASTQGVYFSRPPRELIERLDRLFQGKPEPKAEPAWEQGVLL; encoded by the coding sequence ATGACCACGAAAACACCGCTGGCCCTGGCTTTTCCCCTGAGCGGCAGCCAACTGATCGAAGCCAGCGCCGGTACCGGCAAGACGTTCACCATTTCTGCGCTGTACTTGCGTCTGGTCCTTGGTCACGGTGGCGAATCGAGTGGGTTTGGGCGTGAACTCTTGCCGCCGCAAATCCTCGTGGTCACGTTCACTGATGCCGCGACCAAAGAGCTGCGCGAGCGTATTCGTACCCGACTGGCCGAAGCGGCCCGATACTTTCGTGACGAGACCCAGGCACCCGATAGCCTCATCGCGGAGTTGCGTGACCAGTACCTCCCGGAACAGTGGTCCGGCTGTGCAAACCGTCTGGACATTGCCGCGCAGTGGATGGATGAAGCCGCCGTCTCGACCATTCACAGTTGGTGCCAGCGCATGTTGCGTGAGCACGCGTTTGACAGTGGCAGCCTGTTTACCCAGACCCTGGAAACCGATCACAGCGACTTGCTGGGTGAAGTCCTGCGTGATTACTGGCGGCTGTTCTGCTATCCGATGCAAGGTGATGCGCTGAACTGGGTGCGGGGTAATTGGGGAGGGCCAGCGGCGTTATTACCGCGAGTACGTAGTTTATTCGCCAGTGAGCGTGACAGCACTGAAGGCAAGGAGCCTGCCGAGCTGATCGCCGAGTGCTTGCAGGAACGGCGACTGGCCTTGCTCGAACTCAAGATGCCCTGGCGCCAATGGGCGGACGAACTGCTTGCCATCTGTCACCAAGGTGTTGCGAGCAAAAGTGTCGATGGTCGAAAGATGCAGGCACGTTATTTCGAACCCTGGTTCGAAAAGCTCAAAGCATGGGCTGAAGATGAATCCCTTGAGCAACTGGATATCGGCACGGGCTTCACTCGCCTGACGCCTGACGGCATGGCCGAAGCCTGGAAAGGCGCCGCCCCCAGTCATCCGGGGCTGGACGCCATGCCCGGGCTCAAGGCCAGCCTCGACGGCTTGCCAACCCCCGACGCGGCCGTTCTGCAACATGCTGCGCAATGGGTTGGGGCACGGTTCGAAGAAGAAAAACGCCGCCGCGCGGAAATGGGCTTCGACGACATGTTGCTGCGCCTCGATGCGGCGTTGCAATCCGAGGGTGGTGAACGCCTGGCGACCTTGATCCGCGAACAGTTTCCGGTGGCGCTGATCGATGAGTTCCAGGACACCGACCCGGTGCAGTACCGGATTTTCGAAAGCATCTATCGCATCGAAGACAACAACCCTGAAGGCGGCCTGTTTCTGATCGGCGATCCCAAGCAAGCGATCTACGCCTTTCGCGGCGCCGACATCTACACCTACTTGCGAGCCCGCCAGGCCACCGCCGGCCGTCTGCATACCCTGGGTACGAATTTCCGTTCCAGCCATGGCATGGTCAATGCGGTGAACCATGTGTTCGAGCGCGCGGAGTCCCGTGAGCTGGGGCGCGGCGCGTTTCTGTTTCGTGAAAAGAACGGTGAGAACCCGGTACCGTTCCTGCCCGTCGAGTCCCAAGGGCGCAAAGAAGTTCTGCACATCGATGGCCAGCTCGTGCCGGCTCTGAACATCTGGCACCTGTCCGCCGATCAGCCGCTGTCCGGCGTGGAATACCGACAAAAACTCGCCGCCGCGTGCGCCAGTGAAATCACTGCGTTACTTAATGGTGGCCAGGAAGGTCGGGCAGGTTTCATTGAGAAGGACATGGACTTCCGGGGCCTGCTACCCGCGGACATCGCGATTCTGGTTCGCGACGGCAAAGAGGCCCAGGCCGTGCGTGGCGAACTGTCTGCACGCGGGGTGCGCAGCGTTTATCTGTCGGACAAGGATTCGGTGTTCGCCGCTCAAGAAGCCCACGACCTGCTGACCTGGCTCAAAGCCTGTGCCGAGCCGGATGTCGAGCGACCGCTGCGAGCCGCATTGGCCAGCATCACGCTGAACCTTTCCCTGGCGGAACTGGAGCGGCTGAATCAGGACGAACTGGCCTGGGAAGCGCGGGTCATGCAGTTCCGCGGTTATCGCGAGCTGTGGCGCAAGCAAGGCGTGCTGCCCATGTTGCGGCGCTTGCTGCATGACTTCCAGTTGCCTCGATCGTTGATCGCCCGCAGCGACGGTGAACGGGTACTGACTAACCTGCTGCACCTGTCCGAGTTGTTGCAACAAGCCGCCGCCGAACTCGACGGCGAGCAAGCGCTGATTCGTCATTTGTCCGAGCATCTGGCGTTGTCCGGTCAGGCCGGCGAAGAACAGATCCTGCGTCTGGAAAGCGACGAGCAACTGGTTAAGGTCGTGACCATTCACAAGTCCAAGGGCCTTGAGTATCCCTTGGTGTTTCTGCCGTTCATTTGCTCGGCAAAACCGGTGGATGGCAGCCGTTTGCCGCTGCATTACCACGATTCAAACGGCAAGGCGCAGGTGACCTTGAAACCGACTGCGGAGTTGATCGCCCTGGCCGATGATGAACGTCTGGCGGAGGATCTGCGTTTGCTCTATGTCGCCCTGACCCGGGCGCAACATGCCTGCTGGCTGGGTGTGACCGATCTCAAGCGCGGCAATAACAACAGCTCGGTGCTGCACCTTTCTGCATTGGGTTACTTGCTCGGCGGTGGTGCCCCTCTGGCCGAGTCCGCAGGTTTGAAACGCTGGCTCGAAGACCTCCAGCAGGACTGCCCGGCGCTTCTGTACGGTGATATGCCGCCAGCGACGGCCGAGCATTACCATCCGCCACGCAATGACGCGACGTTGCTTGCGCCGCTGATACCCAAGCGCAAGGCCAGTGAAAACTGGTGGATTGCTTCGTACAGCGCTTTGCGTATCGGCGACAGTCTGAGCGTGGGCAGTGACGAGGCCCCGGAGAATCCGCAGGCGCAAAAGCTCTTTGACGATGAACGTCTCGATCCGCAGGCGCCACGAGAAGTGGCCGTCGGTGGTGCCGATATCCATCGGTTCCCTCGCGGCCCCAACCCCGGCACCTTTCTCCATGGTTTGCTGGAGTGGGCCGGTGATGAAGGTTTTTCTGCTGCACCACAAGTCGTGGAAGATGCCATTGCCCGCCGCTGCAACCGCCGAGGCTGGGAAGGCTGGATCACCACGCTGAGTGATTGGTTGCAGCACTTGCTCAAGTCTTCGTTGCACCTCGGCGGGGGGCAGCCTCCGGTCGTGTTCGAGCAGCTCACTCAATACCGCGTCGAGATGGAATTCTGGTTCGCCAGCCATAAAGTCGACGTGCTCAAGCTGGATGAACTGGTGCGCCAATACACCCACAACGGCATCGCCCGGGTCGCCGCTGAACCGGTCTCGCTCAACGGCATGTTCAAGGGTTTCATCGACTTGACGTTCGAACACGACGGCCGATATTACGTTGCCGACTACAAATCCAACTGGCTGGGCCCAGATGACGCGGCGTACACCGAGCAGGCCATGGAGCAGTCGATTCTCGACAATCGTTACGACCTGCAATACGTGTTGTACCTGCTGGCCCTGCATCGCCAGCTCAAGGCGCGGCTTGCCGACTACGATTACGACCGGCATGTCGGTGGCGCTCTGTATTTGTTCTTGCGCGGCACACGGGCATCCACCCAGGGCGTCTATTTCTCCCGTCCGCCCAGAGAGCTGATCGAGCGTCTGGATCGGCTCTTCCAGGGCAAGCCAGAACCCAAGGCCGAACCCGCCTGGGAACAGGGAGTATTGTTATGA